The following proteins come from a genomic window of Rutidosis leptorrhynchoides isolate AG116_Rl617_1_P2 chromosome 10, CSIRO_AGI_Rlap_v1, whole genome shotgun sequence:
- the LOC139870252 gene encoding uncharacterized mitochondrial protein AtMg00810-like translates to MSEEYNALIKNGTWTLVPHPLDMNIVRSMWLFKHKFTADGILSRYRLVSLLTVIASKLVLSVMRLSVQLSSRLLFRRLLAFVTLLTESCLPATDIAVWVKACSSGLVSAVSRVCSASSSTIFLQRVIDLFYREFSMTDLGPLNYFLGMFVARTSSRMFLSQKKYATGIIECADIVVCNSSHTPINTSTKLMMAGPPVTDPSLYRSLIEPHMAALRRILCYVQGTLDLGLQLFASSTTSLVAYSDDD, encoded by the exons ATGAGTGAAGAATATAATGCTTTGATTAAGAATGGTACTTGGACTCTTGTGCCTCACCCCTTAGACatgaacatagttcgctccatgtggttgTTTAAGCACAAGTTTACTGCAGATGGTATTCTAAGTAGGTATAGGCTCGTCTCTTTGCTAACGGTCATAGCCAGCAAGTTGGTGTTGAGTGTGATGAGACTTTCAGTCCAGTTGTCAAGCCGGCTACTATTCAGACG TCTCCTGGCTTTCGTGACCCTGCTCACCGAATCATGTTTGCCTGCTACAGATATCGCTGTATGGGTTAAAGCATGCTCCTCGGGCTTAGTTTCAGCGGTTAGCCGTGTATGCTCAGCCT CTTCGTCCACTATTTTTCTTCAGCGTGTTATCGATTTATTTTATCGGGAGTTCTCGATGACGGATCTTGGTCCGTTGAACTACTTTCTGGGTATGTTTGTCGCTCGCACCTCTTCTAGGATGTTCCTATCTCAGAAAAAGTACGCCACTGGGATTATTGAGTGTGCTGACATTGTTGTTTGTAACTCTAGCCACACTCCGATTAACACTAGCACCAAACTGATGATGGCCGGTCCTCCTGTTACGGATCCCTCATTATATCGCAGCCTCATAG AGCCTCACATGGCTGCTCTCAGGCGGATCCTTTGCTATGTTCAGGGCACTCTGGACCTTGGTCTTCAGCTATTTGCTTCTAGTACCACTTCCTTGGTCGCTTATTCCGACGATGACTAG